tctttcctctttgatgagaggcttcccgtactcgtatctgtgttcgtccacctccaggaATTCATAATGTACACCGTCGggaaggtaatctccaagattggtataaccgggcaccatcttcAGATCATTagtgacgatatcgctagacacctttagcggggggcacgattggtttgctagttcgccgagctgggcaatatttttcctagctcgtcgttccgctaacctttgatcactgacagtacttctcgaccgctccgcttcgataaatgacctttcaataatgcgctcatagttgcctttcggcggagactttggtggtttcttcatGGCATCcacagtgcgctttgctttcaccggatctatcttctcctccggaggtggatgtttctttgctttcacctctTCAAGGAAGTTCGTCACTTCAGCtcgcacgatcttcgcgttttcctccgcggtcctctcatatggtaacttctctagagtcttcaaagaaggactgaatctgtattgcctcccgcctctggctgtacttctaaacgccggagcagacggagcggctgtggttgtcttctttccttgcttacgaggcggaggaggaggactaCGACGTGCCGGAGCAACCGGAGCGGTggcggtctcttccgcccttgctgatgaggcagagaaggaggaggctggctgctcgtacgcgccggcgcaggcagagaaggaggtggagtgccgccacgcgctggagaaggaggctgagtgccctgatcactcgccgaaggaggaggcggaggaggaggcggagtgccctgactcgccggaggaggaggaggaggcggaggcgtccagttcggaaggttgatgagctccttccgccataggcatggagtcttcagagaaaagcccaaccgagtctccccttcacccgtagggtggtcaagctcgaggtcctcaaatccgtttgttatttcatccaccatcaccctagcatatccttctggaattggccgacagtgaaaagttgcgccaggttcaggaggtgcaacagagccaacagccgccttgactttcaatttcatccattgcgtcataaggtggcaatgttgagactccgtgattatgtccacggggtagctagcaggaaccgtgaagacaggctcaagctgaagcagctcggtggaagccacgctgcttcttcactgagatggcggggtagcttcgggggaagcttcggcaggtcgcttgctgcgatctgcttctcgttgcaCTATCGCTTgtcccttgcgtgcagcgcctgaatttgggtctgctccactttcttcctcctctcctgtcaTTTGTAACcgactgcgtccggaaacccagccttccacgaaacagagcctggcgtgcctcgtgtccgtccagggtgctcaggattcccgagggccattgtgagctcgtcgttctctctgtctggaacgaacgtctcttgctgcgctgcatcgatatactgTCGAAACTTcgtgacgggtattcgcagttgctcgttCGTCCAACGGCACtttcctgatacagggtccaaggttccaccaaccccgaagaaccaagtccggtaacgatctggccagttcaatgtctctggttcgacccctttgtcAAGCAGGTCATTCTAAAAAAACAATGGACTTTATTGTATTTATAATTTAAAGCTTGCATAGGACCTCACTTCAGGTACTAATCATGTATgtccctttttgttttctttacttccgTATGCAATCAAGCTTGATAACCAAATCCCGCAGAGTATAGAAACTCTTATCTGCATATTCAGAAGTTAATGCAAACACACTCTAGGTGCGAGATAAACTTATTTAATTTTACTATGATTTTTACTAGTCAGCTAGTTTTCAACATCCATTCCAGCCTTCTTAACTGTGATCAGAAAATTTTCTTTTTCAGTACTTGAATCTACATAAGTTCACATAGGTAGTATTTAGAGAAGGCGTTTAATTTTTTCTTCATATGTAGGCGTCCAAGCAGCTGATTACATGAACTTCCTACAAGAACGATGCTGAATCTCAGGCTTTTTGGTCAGTAGTGTCAATCTTTTTTCCTTCAAAAGAACATTTACATCAATGCTTCAATTTCTACTGGATTAATTATGCTTGCTATGTGTGCAGTTTCGTATTGTTTCTGCAGACTTCATTTGGCTCACGATTGGCTAAGTTCTTGaaacttctttcttcttttttacaATTTATTCTTTTCAAGCTCACGGAAAACCCCCGTTTTTTTCGGCCACTGGACAGTTTCCGGTTCGCAGAAAGCCACTGATTTTTGGACcagtttttgtttattttttctttccttttcctgTTTATTTTCAtcaatattttttgttttttcctttttctttaatttttttcaaaatgctCGAACTTTTTTAAATTCAATTAATATTTTgtcaaatcaatgaactttttcaagtttgatgatttcttttcaaattttaggaatattttcaaaatagatgaacttttttaaaacaattattttttcaagatagatttaccatttcaaatttgatgaactttttcccaaattcatgaacttttctgaagtttgtgaaaaaaaatcagaacCTGCAAAACTTTTTGATTTTTTGTTATTCTCTTAAAAAAGttcatattttcataaaaatcaatGGTTAACCAGTCCGCGACTGGTCAAACACGATCCGAGCCGCAAAAAAAGAACGTGATCGAGTGACCAGGAAGAGATATCCGTCTTCTCGGGCCGAGCCATGAGCGGGTCGCATGGGTGCCAACAAACTTGTTCGAGCTCTTAAGGTGCTGAACAGGAGCTCCCACCATCATCGTCCTTGCAAAATTGTTCTTTAAAATGCTTGGCTTCAGCCGGCGGATCGCACGTGAGCATCCGTCTGTCATCCATGTGACGTGTGTCTTTTGTCTCCCacgtggctgctgcttgatgctcgCTACAATGCGTTTCCACAGCAAAGTCTTTGTTGCAAAAAAAACTGTAACAAGACCTCCGTTGCAAAAAATTAAATTAGAATGAGACCTTTGTTAAAAATAAATTAAATTGCAACAAGACCTTTGTCACAAATTTTTTTGCAAcaagacctctgttgcaaaaaaaaCTATAACAAGACCATTGTTTCATATAAACTATAACAAGACCTCGGTTGCAAAAAAATCCGCAACTTGATCTATGTTGCAAAATTTTCTGCAACATAACCTATATTACAGAAATTTCCTGCAACACGACATATGTCGCAATGGTAGAAGATGATGCTCGGGCACTCAATCCGTCAGATCCGACGGCTTGCGAGGCGGCAGATCTTTTAAAATGATCCACTGGCGAACGTGTGGCAACACCCTTTTTTTAGAAAGTATGTTGTAAATCTTCGGTGTGTAATTCGGACCGACAAAAGGAAATCACCGGTTTCTTTTATGGAAAAAGCCCACAGAACGCGTCTTACACGGTTCCACCCCTCCTATCCCAAATCCAAGCCCAAGCCCAAACCCGCGTCCTCTTCTCCATACGCGCCATCCCAAGATTCAAGATTCAAGATTTCCAGCACTACAaaaggcggcagagagcgcgcgcgTCTTTGATCCACCTATCCCAAACCCGCCGCCGGCGCCTCCCACTCCCAGATCCCCAAACCCTAGCCAGCTCCCCGCCGGCCGCCAGCTTCGATGACCCATGGCCTCCTCCCCCATCCTTCCCATGGGCTGCAGGTTCAGCCCGTCCGACGCCGACCTCATCTCCTTCTACCTCCGCCCCATGATCGCGGGCGAGCCCCTCCCTGAGGCCGCCGCCAGGTTCCTGCACACCGCCGACGCGTACGGCGCAGATCCGGCCGCCCTCGTCTCGGGCCTCCTGCCCGCGGTCCCGCTGGCGCCCAAGACCGGGGCCGAGCGGCGGTGCTGGTACTTCTTCTGCTCCGCCAAGGCCCTGTCCGGGCACGACAAGCGCAGGTCCCGcgccgtcggcggcggcgagggcacGTGGCACGCCGAGAAGGGGAGGGCGGCCGTTCTCGACGGCGAGGGACGCGTCGTCGGGTACAAGCAGAGTTTCAGGTACAAGCCCATCCATTCCGACGGATCCGTGGAGGCCGTGTGGCTCATGGTCGAGTTCCGTGTGGCTCATGATCGTCAAGGAGATGATGAGAAAGGTGAGACGGTTCCAGTTCTTTGCAAGGTCTACCAGAGCCCGCGCAAGCCCCGATCTGCGTCCGTCCCGACGTCGCCGGCATACAGgagggggaggaagaggaaggccggAGACGACTCAGCTCCGGTGAAGACTGTGAAGCGGCGGCTGCTTGTTCCTCCTGCTGCACCAATTCTGCTGTCGGCCGTCGAGCCACAGCCAGACTTGAACAACTGCTCGGATGGCGTCTCAGTGGACCAGCTTCTTGATGATCTCATGTCCGGCCTCACGCCTGATCAAGTCTTGGGTGACTTCTTGATGCCTTTACCTGAATCAGATGTCAATTGCAGCTTCTCCATGGCCAATGAGAATTCTGATCAAGTCTTTCTGGGTGACTTGTTGATGCCTGTCCCTGAACCAGTGGTCAACTACAGCTTCTGCATGCCCGACCATGCCGGTTCCATGGTGAGCAACTACGGCACCGTCCTCCATGGTGGTTCAGTCACACCCCTTTTTCACAATTCTGATCAATTTGACTTGTCGGTGCCCATCATCGAACCACTGCCAACTGACTTGCAGAGCCAGACAGCAATGCTAAATTTCAGCTTCCTGTCGTGTGCCCCGTATGCTGGAATTTGCGATTCTTGGACAGTAGGCGAGAGCACGGACGATGAAGCGGCCTCAGTCAGCTGGTATGACTCTGCTCAAAGCTCACCAGAGGTTCCAACCGAGTGGATGATGCAAACACCATTT
This sequence is a window from Triticum dicoccoides isolate Atlit2015 ecotype Zavitan unplaced genomic scaffold, WEW_v2.0 scaffold181657, whole genome shotgun sequence. Protein-coding genes within it:
- the LOC119344711 gene encoding uncharacterized protein LOC119344711 yields the protein MASSPILPMGCRFSPSDADLISFYLRPMIAGEPLPEAAARFLHTADAYGADPAALVSGLLPAVPLAPKTGAERRCWYFFCSAKALSGHDKRRSRAVGGGEGTWHAEKGRAAVLDGEGRVVGYKQSFRYKPIHSDGSVEAVWLMVEFRVAHDRQGDDEKGETVPVLCKVYQSPRKPRSASVPTSPAYRRGRKRKAGDDSAPVKTVKRRLLVPPAAPILLSAVEPQPDLNNCSDGVSVDQLLDDLMSGLTPDQVLGDFLMPLPESDVNCSFSMANENSDQVFLGDLLMPVPEPVVNYSFCMPDHAGSMVSNYGTVLHGGSVTPLFHNSDQFDLSVPIIEPLPTDLQSQTAMLNFSFLSCAPYAGICDSWTVGESTDDEAASVSWYDSAQSSPEVPTEWMMQTPFATPYLF